Genomic DNA from Fimbriimonas ginsengisoli Gsoil 348:
ATCGGGGTCCGGGAAGGCTTCATCGACAATCGACTTGCCGTCTAGAGAAATCCGTAGCGCCGCCCCGCCATAGCCGGAGACATCCCCCACTTCCACCGCAAAACGAGTCGGCCAAGGGAGATCGGTCCGAAAGGTAATCGGATTGTGCAGGTCGGGATGGTTGCCGGTACCGTGCAGAAGCCCCGCCACCGGTCCGCCGGCCGCGCCTGACCGGTCGATGCGAACGACCTTGGGCCGATTCAGCTCCGATCTAGACCAGTCCGCCGGGCCGGACTCTGGGCGAATGTCGCGCCGGAGCGGTCTTTTCGGGGCGACGAGAAATGCCGGCCGCGCCGCGACCGGGGACAGTGCTTCCCTGCCCCAGTCGATTCCGTTCATAAAGTCGGCAGCCGGCCGGAAAAGTGGGTAGAGGTGGCGGGGGTGGATGTATGAGTCCCACCACCACAGCATGCTGCCGCCCGAGGCTCCGCTCGCCAAGCTTGCCCAAAGTGGATCGTGAAGCTGTAATCCGGTCGGATCGTCGTTCGAGCGCGGTCCCGTGGTATCGGCTCCCGCCTCTGCTACGAAGTGTGGCTTGCCGAGCGCGCCCAGTCGACGTTGCGCATGAGAAACCGCGAGCGGAGCGTCGGGAGCTTCGTAGAGGTGCGAAACCGAGTAGTCGAGCTCGGGCAAGGAGAAGATCGTGGCGTCGCCCGCTCCGGAGCCGTTGCCGCCAAAGCTTGTGGAGATGAGGTGCCGATAAGGATCGATCGTTCGCAGGTATGCGCCCATGCGTCGGTGCCACTCTCGCACCCCCTCTACTTGATAGCCGGTGACCCCATCCACCTCGTTCCAAAACTCCCACCCGAAAACGGCCGGGTCGGCTCCCCAACGGGCCACCAGGTAGCGGAGCTTGTTTCGGTAACGGCGGGCGGTCTCCGGGTCGGACCAGAACTGGGACGGCTGGTCGATAACGCCCCCATTGAGCCGATTGAAAGGGGAGCGCTCCCACTCCGGCCAGTTGACCTTGTCGCACAAGACGTTGTACGAATCGATGCACAGCGCCAACCGAATCCCCTTCGCGCGCGCCGAGCTCAGCACGCAGTCGAGTCGCCAAGCGTTGGCAAGGTCGAAGCCTAGCTGGCCCGGTTTTTCAAGCGCGAAAGTCGTCCAACCAGGCGACAGCCAAACCCTCCCCCAATTGGCTCCGGCCGAAGCGTAATTCGGCAGCCAATCGTCGTAATCGCGGGTACCCCGCTCGCCGGCCCAACCGATGTTCGCACCCAACGGGAAGAAAGATTGGCCGGTAGTCAGGCGAAAGCCCCGCGGATTGCTGGGGTCGATACGGACGAATCCGGCCGACGGTTTACCGGCGACTCTAAATAGGAGGGTTCTGCTTCCGGCGGTTCCGTCATGGTCTCGCACGACGAACGAGATTCGGTACGACCCGGCCTCGGTCGGGGTGAACCGAACACGCCAACTTTCAGGCCCCGAGGGGGTCAAAATCTCGCCCGCCGGATAGGTCCTCTCTTTCGCCGCCGCTCCCGAGCGAAGCGCTTCGGTGGAGGAGTAAGCAATGGGAAGCGTAACCTTCCCAATTTCGCGCCGATAGGGACGGTACAAAAAGCCGGGAATGCGTAGGCGCTTTCCGGAGGGGGTTATCACGTCGCCATCGAGCGCCATGTCGGCCGCGTCGAACGGGTCGCGGTACCGGGCCGACAACTCGATGCTCCACTCCGAAATCCGACCGGGCCGTGCCGGTCCAGAAATCATCCGCACCTCGCCGATCGAAGGGGAAAAGCTGGGAGCAAGGAGAAATACGAGCGAGAACATGACGCTTTCAACAATCGATTGTTTTCTTAGAACAATCGATTGTTTTCATGTTATCATGGATTTGTGAGCACTCGCCGGCCGGCCACCCTAAAAGAAATCGGAGAGCGCGTCGGCGTCGGCGCGTCGACCGCGTCGGTGGTGCTAAACGGATCGAAGTCCGGGACCAAGGTGTCCGAGGAAACGCGACGAGCGATTCTGAAAGCGGCCGAGGAGCTTAATTACCGCCCAAACGGACTCGCCCGGTCGCTTAGGAACCGGCGAACCGGAATCGTGGGGTTCTTCTCCGGCTACGAGTACATCGATCCCCGCAACTCGTACATCGCGGAAGTGATGAGCGGCTTGCAGGCGGGGTGCGCGCTCCACCGGTTGAACCTGCTCCTCTATACGCCGCACTCCGGCCATGGACCCCGCGACGTCGTCGCCAACCTGGAAGACGGACGCTTGGACGGGCTGATCATCACGGCCCGGCCCGATCATCCGATCACCGCGTTGCTGGCCGGAAGCCACCTCCCGGTCGTCGCGATCGCGGACCGGATCCCGCAGATTCCGACGGTGTCGGTCGATGCGGCAGAAGGAGGGCGACTGCAAGCACGCCACCTGGCTGAGCGGGGGCACCGCAGGGTCCTGTACGTCCCAAGCGACTACCCGTTCCCTTCCGTCGTCGAGCGATACAGAAGCTTTCACGAGGAGGCGAAGTCGCTCGGAATGACGGTGATCGACGGAGACCCGGTCAGTGGACATCTGGAAAATGCCGCCTTGCCGCCGGAGATCCATCGCCGTCTGTCGGAAGAGGACCTCAAGAGGATCTCAGGTCCCGAGCGGGTCACCGCGATCCAATGCTGGGACGATGCTCCGGCTCACCGGGTCGCCACTCAGCTCGCCGACCTCGGATTTCGGGTGCCGGAGGATGTTGCCGTCGCCGGCTACAACGGCTGCGAGCCTTCCGTCGAACCTCGGTGGAAGCTCACCACGATTCGTGCGGCCTGGCCCAACGTCGGCATGGCCGCGATCGAAGTTCTCCGTGCTTCGATCGAAGGAAACGCTTTCCCTCCTGAGACCACTTTGCCGGTCCAACTTATCGTCGGCACTACCACGTAAAGCGCCGTTACTCCTCGTACGTCCGCGTCGCCGCGGCCCATCTCGAAAGGAAATACCTTAATGCAAAGAAGCAATCATCGCGCCTTCACCCTTATCGAGCTGCTCGTCGTGATCGCCATCATCGCGATCCTGGCGGCCATTCTCTTCCCCGTCTTCGCTCAAGCCAAAAACGCGGCCAAGGGCGC
This window encodes:
- a CDS encoding LacI family DNA-binding transcriptional regulator encodes the protein MSTRRPATLKEIGERVGVGASTASVVLNGSKSGTKVSEETRRAILKAAEELNYRPNGLARSLRNRRTGIVGFFSGYEYIDPRNSYIAEVMSGLQAGCALHRLNLLLYTPHSGHGPRDVVANLEDGRLDGLIITARPDHPITALLAGSHLPVVAIADRIPQIPTVSVDAAEGGRLQARHLAERGHRRVLYVPSDYPFPSVVERYRSFHEEAKSLGMTVIDGDPVSGHLENAALPPEIHRRLSEEDLKRISGPERVTAIQCWDDAPAHRVATQLADLGFRVPEDVAVAGYNGCEPSVEPRWKLTTIRAAWPNVGMAAIEVLRASIEGNAFPPETTLPVQLIVGTTT